CAGGGCCAGCGCCCCGCCCCCGGCACCTTGGCCGAGAAGTACGGACACTGTGGGAGAGTTCAGCCCGATCAGGTCGTGCAGGGACCTGGCGATTTCGCCGGCCAGCCCGCCTTCCTCGGCTTCCTTGGAGAGGGCGGCGCCGCCGGTATCGATGACGGTGAGCAGCGGCAGGCCGAGTTCCTCGGCCATCCGCATGCCGCGCCGGGCTTCACGGAGGGATGCCGGTCCCATTGCCGTCCGCTGCGAGGGCCGGGGCCGGGTGTGGCCGATGACCACACAGGATTCCTGGCCGAAGCGGGCCAGGGCAAGCTGCAGGCCGGGATCCTTTTCCCCCTGGCCGGTGCCGTTGAGCGGCAGCACATCGCCCGCACCGTAGGCGAGCAGCTGGCGCAGGTCGGGCCGCCGCGGATTACGGGAGGCTTCGATCGACTGCCAGGCGCCGGCGTCGGACGGTTCAACGGACAGTGTCCGTGGAGGTGCCACCGGCGGACGCGGGCCGGTGACCAGGATGCCCAGGGCGCGGTGGACGACGTCGGACAGTTGCGAAGGCGGGACCACCGCATCGATGAGGCCCTTATCGAAGAGGTTCTCAGCCACCTGGACGTTCTCCGGAAACGGCGTGCCATACAGGGCCTCGTAGACGCGGGGGCCGAGGAAGCCGAGCAGGGCGCCGGGCTCGGCCACGGTGATGTGGCCGAGCGATCCCCACGACGCCATGACCCCTCCGGTGGTGGGGTGGCGCAGGTACACAAGGTACGGCAGCCCGGCCTGGCGGTGTGCGCGGACGGCGGCACTGATTTTGACCATGGACAGGAAGGCGACGGTTCCTTCCTGCATGCGGGTGCCGCCCGACGCCGGGCCCGCCAGGAGCGGCAGGCCCTCCCGGGTGGCGCGTTCGACGGCGGTGACGATGCGTTCCGCTGCGGCCAGGCCGATAGAGCCGGCGAGGAATCGGAATTCGCTGACGATGACGGTTACGCGCCGGCCGCGGATGTGGCCCTCACCGGTCAGGACGGATTCATCCGCACCTGTCTTCAGGCGGGCGGCGGCCAGTTCCTGCCGGTACTCCGGGCCGGGATCAGGGTCCACCACCGGGGCGTCCCAGCTCCGGTAGGAGCCCGGATCGAGCACGGCGGTGATGAGTTCGGCGGCGTCAAGATGCCTGGCTTTTTGCTCCGTCAGCATGTTTAGCGCCTTTCCTTTTCCGCGTCCGCCGGCACCAAACCGAGCCACTGCCGGATCTGTTTCCCGTCCTGGTCCAGCAGCGGCGGTGCGGTGTGCGTCTTGAGCGTGGTTTCCGCCGTGTCGGCGTTGCTGAAGAACCGCAGCGGCGGACCGGGCAGGCTCACAGTGCCCAGGATCTTGTGGTCCACGTCGATCACCAGGCCCTGCGAATGGACCTGCTCCCACGCGTACACCTCGTCCAGGGTGCGGACCTTGCCGGCCGGGATGCCGGCCTCATTGAGTTTGGCGAGCAGCGGCTCGGCCTCGAACCCGGAGAACGCCTGTTCCACTTCTTCGATGACTTTTTCGCGGTTGCGGACACGCTCCGCGTTGGTGGCGAATTCCGGCCGTGCGAAGTCGATCCCGAAGGCGGACGCAAACGTGTTCCAGAGCTTTTCGCTCCCCACGCTGATCTGGACCCGGCCCTGCCGGCAGTGGAACAGACCGTAGGGGGCGATGGAGGGGTGGTGGTTGCCCTGGGCCTTGGGGGTTTCGCCGGCCACCGTGGCCCTGGTGCCCTGGAAGGCATGCACCCCGATGAGCGCCGCGAGCAGGGAGGTGCGGACGATCTGGCCCTGCCCGGTCCGCTCGCGCTGCAGCAGCGCCGCCAGGGTGCCGAACGCGCCGTACATGCCGGACAGGAGGTCGGCGATGGGGACGCCCACCCGCTGCGGGTCGTCCGGTCCGGCCCCGGTCAGGGACATCAGCCCGGCCTCGCCCTGCAGGATCTGGTCGTAGCCGCTGCGGCGGGCTTCCGGCCCGTCATGCCCGAAGCCGGTGATGGACAGGATGACCAGTGCCGGGTTCAGCGCGTGCATTTCGGCGGCGGAGAAACCGAGCCGGTCCAGCACGCCGGTGCGGAAGTTTTCGATGACGACGTCGGCGCGTTCCAGCAGTTCGCGAAGGACGGTCCGGCCGTCGTCGCTCTTCAGGTCCAGGGCGATGGATTCCTTGTTGCGGTTGCAGGACAGGAAGTAGGTGGCCTGGGGGTCGTCTTCGGGGCCGACGAACGGGGGACCCCAGCCGCGGGTATCGTCTCCGTTGCCGGGGTTCTCCACCTTGATGACCCGGGCGCCGAGGTCGGCCAGCATCATGCCGGCGTGCGGGCCGGCGAGGGCGCGGCTCAGGTCCACCACGAGGTAGCCGGAGAGCGGCCCTTCCGCCTGTGGCGTGGATTCAGTGCTGGTCATGGGGTTCCTTCTCGTCTGTGGTTGCCTGCGTTGCAGTTATTGGGTGGGAACGCCTAGAGCCAGCCCGGGACCACCATGACCAGCCAGGCGACGGCGGGTCCGGCAACGACGACGATGCCGCTGTAGGCCAGGATCTGCTTGTAAAACCTGTCCTTGTCCACGTCTTCGGGCGCGTTGGCGAGCACCAGGGCGCCGTTGGTGGAGAAAGGGGAAACGTCCACGATCGTGGAGGCCACGGCCAGGGCGGCGATGACCCCGACCGCGCCAATCTCGCCGGTGGCCAGGAACGGCACCGCCAGGGGAATGAGGGCCGCGAGGATGGCGGTGGAGGAGGCGAACGCCGAGACCACGGCGCCGATGTAGCAGATCAGCAGCGCGGCCACCAGCGGCATGCCAAGGTGGGCAACGCTGTCGGACACGAACTTGATGGTGCCCGCCTCTTCCAGGACGCCGACGAAGGTGAGCATGCCGCAGAGGAGCAGGACGGTGGACCAGCTGATCTTGTTGACGGCTCCCTTCTGGGCAGCCGGGGACACGAGGGCAAGGACCATGGCGATGGTGATGGAGACAAAGCCGACGTCCACCTTGAAGCCCAGCGATATGACAGCCAGGGCGATCAGGCCGAGGATGGTGACTAGCTGGGGAACGGAAGGGCGGGCATCGTTTGCTGCCGGGCGTCCGGCAGCGGGGCGAATGTCCGTGCCTGACCCCTGCAGCGTCACAGCGGCTGCACGGGCGCCCACGCTGACTGCCATGCGCTTTTCGGCGGCTTGTTCCACCAGCCGCCCGCCCGCCGTGGACGTTAGCCTGGTGCCGCCAAGGACAATGAACAGCACTAGCGCAATGGCGAGATTGAAGACGAAGCTGGCCAGGAAGATCGCCATCGGGTTGGCTTCCAGTTCCGTCTTGGCAATGATGCCGTTGACGGTGACGCCGTAGACGGCGATGGGGGAGAAGCCCCCGGCCTGGGCGCCGTGAATCACCATCATGCCCATCATGAGCGGATTGAGCTTGTGCTTTGCGGCGAAGCTGAGGGCGATCGGGGCGATGATGGCCACCGCCGCGGGGGAGAGGGCCCCGACCGCAGTGATCAGGGCGGTGATGGCGAACATGATCCACGGGATGAGCGCCACCTTGCTGCCCACCATCCGCACGGCACCCCGGACCAGCAAGTCAATGGTGCCGTTGTTCTGCGCGATGGCAAACAGATACGTAACCCCGACGATGGTCAGGAACAGGCCGCCCGGGAAGTTGGCGAGAATGTCCGTGGTGGACATTCCCAGCACCACCGAGCCCAGCAGGAATGCGCCCACAAACGCCAAAGCGCCCATGTTGAGGGGGAGCACCGTGGCCAGCAGGAACATCACCGCGAGGATGACTATGGAAAGGACAGGAGCGGAC
This genomic window from Arthrobacter sp. 24S4-2 contains:
- a CDS encoding carboxyl transferase domain-containing protein → MLTEQKARHLDAAELITAVLDPGSYRSWDAPVVDPDPGPEYRQELAAARLKTGADESVLTGEGHIRGRRVTVIVSEFRFLAGSIGLAAAERIVTAVERATREGLPLLAGPASGGTRMQEGTVAFLSMVKISAAVRAHRQAGLPYLVYLRHPTTGGVMASWGSLGHITVAEPGALLGFLGPRVYEALYGTPFPENVQVAENLFDKGLIDAVVPPSQLSDVVHRALGILVTGPRPPVAPPRTLSVEPSDAGAWQSIEASRNPRRPDLRQLLAYGAGDVLPLNGTGQGEKDPGLQLALARFGQESCVVIGHTRPRPSQRTAMGPASLREARRGMRMAEELGLPLLTVIDTGGAALSKEAEEGGLAGEIARSLHDLIGLNSPTVSVLLGQGAGGGALALLPADRTIAAQHAWLSPLPPEGASAIVHRSTGFAPAMSEAQGVNVASLHANGLVEHIVDERPDASREGKAFCRRLAEAIEYELSTLSSAGMNQLMPHRLAKYRSLGSLVAR
- a CDS encoding CaiB/BaiF CoA-transferase family protein, with the translated sequence MTSTESTPQAEGPLSGYLVVDLSRALAGPHAGMMLADLGARVIKVENPGNGDDTRGWGPPFVGPEDDPQATYFLSCNRNKESIALDLKSDDGRTVLRELLERADVVIENFRTGVLDRLGFSAAEMHALNPALVILSITGFGHDGPEARRSGYDQILQGEAGLMSLTGAGPDDPQRVGVPIADLLSGMYGAFGTLAALLQRERTGQGQIVRTSLLAALIGVHAFQGTRATVAGETPKAQGNHHPSIAPYGLFHCRQGRVQISVGSEKLWNTFASAFGIDFARPEFATNAERVRNREKVIEEVEQAFSGFEAEPLLAKLNEAGIPAGKVRTLDEVYAWEQVHSQGLVIDVDHKILGTVSLPGPPLRFFSNADTAETTLKTHTAPPLLDQDGKQIRQWLGLVPADAEKERR
- a CDS encoding SLC13 family permease; this translates as MSAPVLSIVILAVMFLLATVLPLNMGALAFVGAFLLGSVVLGMSTTDILANFPGGLFLTIVGVTYLFAIAQNNGTIDLLVRGAVRMVGSKVALIPWIMFAITALITAVGALSPAAVAIIAPIALSFAAKHKLNPLMMGMMVIHGAQAGGFSPIAVYGVTVNGIIAKTELEANPMAIFLASFVFNLAIALVLFIVLGGTRLTSTAGGRLVEQAAEKRMAVSVGARAAAVTLQGSGTDIRPAAGRPAANDARPSVPQLVTILGLIALAVISLGFKVDVGFVSITIAMVLALVSPAAQKGAVNKISWSTVLLLCGMLTFVGVLEEAGTIKFVSDSVAHLGMPLVAALLICYIGAVVSAFASSTAILAALIPLAVPFLATGEIGAVGVIAALAVASTIVDVSPFSTNGALVLANAPEDVDKDRFYKQILAYSGIVVVAGPAVAWLVMVVPGWL